Proteins from one Salmonella bongori NCTC 12419 genomic window:
- a CDS encoding nitrous oxide-stimulated promoter family protein, translating into MSGKRIAREKLTIKKMIALYASHCPQASDEQGHYDALFSYAQKRLDKCVFGEAKPACKQCPVHCYQPAKREEMKQIMRWAGPRMLWRHPILTVRHLIDDKRPVPELPDKYQRKK; encoded by the coding sequence ATGTCTGGTAAACGTATCGCTCGTGAAAAACTGACGATCAAAAAAATGATTGCGCTGTATGCGAGCCACTGTCCGCAGGCTTCAGATGAGCAGGGACATTATGATGCCCTATTTTCCTACGCGCAAAAACGCCTTGATAAGTGTGTATTTGGCGAGGCTAAGCCCGCTTGTAAGCAGTGTCCGGTTCACTGCTATCAGCCGGCCAAACGCGAAGAGATGAAGCAGATTATGCGTTGGGCGGGGCCGCGAATGCTCTGGCGGCATCCAATCCTGACCGTTCGTCATCTGATTGACGATAAACGTCCCGTCCCGGAATTACCGGACAAGTACCAGCGTAAGAAGTAA
- the sitB gene encoding iron/manganese ABC transporter ATP-binding protein SitB, protein MSQSAITVDQVTVTYRNGHTALRDATFQVPGGSIAALVGVNGSGKSTLFKALMGFVHLARGDITILQQPVNKALKKNLIAYVPQSEEVDWSFPVLVEDVVMMGRYGHMGWLRRPTAHDHACVDAALARVDMQEYRHRQIGELSGGQKKRVFLARAIAQDGQVILLDEPFTGVDVKTEARIIDLLRELRNEGRTMLVSTHNLGSVTEFCDYTVMIKGTVLASGPTETTFTAANLELAFSGVLRHIALSGSEEHIITDDERPFISRRVASGGKSS, encoded by the coding sequence ATGAGTCAATCTGCGATTACCGTTGATCAAGTCACGGTGACGTATCGCAACGGTCATACCGCCCTGCGGGATGCCACTTTTCAGGTGCCAGGAGGTTCAATCGCCGCACTGGTTGGCGTAAACGGTTCCGGTAAGTCTACGTTATTTAAAGCATTAATGGGTTTTGTGCATCTTGCCCGGGGGGATATTACTATCCTGCAACAGCCGGTCAACAAGGCGCTGAAAAAAAACCTCATTGCTTATGTTCCACAATCGGAAGAGGTGGACTGGTCATTTCCGGTGCTGGTAGAAGATGTGGTGATGATGGGGCGCTATGGCCATATGGGCTGGCTGCGCCGTCCCACAGCACATGATCACGCCTGTGTTGACGCCGCGCTGGCGCGGGTGGATATGCAGGAATATCGCCACCGGCAGATTGGCGAATTATCCGGCGGGCAGAAAAAACGTGTCTTTCTCGCCAGGGCTATCGCTCAGGATGGGCAAGTTATTCTGCTGGATGAACCTTTTACCGGCGTGGATGTAAAAACCGAAGCCCGAATCATTGATCTGCTGCGGGAACTGCGAAATGAGGGCCGCACCATGCTGGTATCAACACATAATCTCGGTTCCGTCACCGAGTTTTGCGACTATACGGTCATGATTAAAGGAACCGTACTGGCCAGCGGTCCTACGGAAACCACTTTTACCGCCGCGAATCTGGAACTGGCGTTTAGCGGTGTCCTACGTCATATCGCGCTAAGCGGCAGCGAAGAGCATATTATCACCGATGACGAACGCCCCTTTATTTCCCGGCGCGTGGCCAGCGGAGGAAAATCGTCATGA
- the hypE gene encoding hydrogenase maturation carbamoyl dehydratase HypE: MNNIQLAHGSGGQAMQQLINSLFMEAFANPWLAEQEDQARLDLAQLVAEGDRLAFSTDSYVIDPLFFPGGNIGKLAICGTANDVAVSGALPRYLSCGFILEEGLPMETLKSVVNSMAATAREAGIAIVTGDTKVVQRGAADKLFINTAGMGAIPADIHWGAQTLTAGDVLLVSGTLGDHGATILNLREQLGLDGELVSDCAVLTPLIQTLRQITGVKALRDATRGGVNAVAHEFAATCGYGIELSESALPLKPAVRGVCELLGLDALNFANEGKLVIAVERHAADQALAALRAHPLGRDAALIGEVVERKGVRLAGLYGVKRTLDLPHAEPLPRIC; encoded by the coding sequence TTGAACAATATACAACTCGCCCACGGCAGCGGCGGCCAGGCGATGCAACAGTTGATTAATAGTCTGTTTATGGAGGCTTTTGCCAACCCGTGGCTGGCGGAACAAGAAGATCAGGCGCGTCTGGATCTGGCGCAACTGGTCGCAGAAGGCGATCGTCTGGCCTTTTCTACCGACAGTTACGTTATCGATCCGCTGTTCTTCCCTGGCGGTAATATCGGCAAGCTGGCGATTTGCGGAACGGCGAACGATGTCGCGGTCAGCGGCGCACTCCCTCGCTATCTCTCCTGTGGTTTTATCCTTGAAGAAGGGTTGCCGATGGAGACGCTGAAGAGCGTGGTGAACAGCATGGCGGCTACTGCGCGAGAAGCGGGTATCGCGATTGTAACCGGCGATACCAAAGTCGTGCAGCGCGGCGCGGCGGACAAGCTGTTTATCAACACCGCTGGCATGGGGGCGATCCCCGCTGATATTCACTGGGGCGCACAAACGCTTACCGCCGGTGACGTACTGTTGGTCAGCGGTACGCTGGGTGATCATGGCGCGACGATCCTCAATTTACGCGAACAGCTGGGGCTGGACGGCGAACTGGTTAGCGACTGTGCAGTACTGACGCCGCTCATTCAGACGCTACGTCAGATTACCGGTGTGAAGGCGTTGCGCGACGCCACACGCGGCGGTGTGAATGCTGTTGCCCATGAGTTTGCGGCGACCTGCGGTTACGGTATTGAATTATCCGAATCCGCACTTCCGCTTAAACCTGCCGTACGCGGCGTTTGCGAACTGCTGGGCCTGGATGCGCTGAACTTTGCGAATGAAGGTAAACTGGTGATAGCCGTTGAACGCCATGCCGCAGATCAGGCGCTGGCGGCGTTACGCGCGCACCCGCTGGGACGCGACGCGGCGCTAATTGGTGAAGTGGTAGAACGCAAAGGCGTTCGTTTAGCCGGACTCTATGGCGTCAAACGTACCCTTGATTTGCCACACGCCGAACCGCTGCCTCGTATATGCTAA
- the hypD gene encoding hydrogenase formation protein HypD yields the protein MRFVDEYRAPEQVMQLIEHLRERAALLPYTAERPLRIMEVCGGHTHAIFKFGLDQLLPENVEFIHGPGCPVCVLPMGRIDSCVEIASHPDVIFCTFGDAMRVPGKQGSLLQAKARGADVRIVYSPMDALKLAQENPTRKVVFFGLGFETTMPTTAITLQQAKQRDVRNFYFFCQHITLIPTLRSLLEQPDNGIDAFLAPGHVSMVIGTDAYSFIASDFNRPLVVAGFEPLDLLQGVVMLVEQKIAALSQVENQYRRVVPDAGNLLAQQAIADVFCVNGDSEWRGLGVIESSGVHLTPDYQRFDAEAHFRPAPQQVCDDPRARCGEVLTGRCKPHQCPLFGKTCNPETAFGALMVSSEGACAAWYQYRQQECEF from the coding sequence ATGCGTTTTGTTGATGAATATCGCGCGCCGGAACAGGTGATGCAGCTCATTGAGCATTTGCGTGAACGCGCTGCGCTTCTCCCTTACACCGCCGAACGTCCGCTGCGTATTATGGAAGTTTGCGGCGGCCATACGCACGCCATTTTCAAATTTGGCCTCGACCAGTTGCTACCGGAAAACGTCGAATTTATCCACGGCCCCGGTTGCCCGGTCTGTGTTCTGCCGATGGGCAGAATCGATAGCTGTGTTGAGATCGCCAGTCATCCGGACGTCATTTTCTGTACCTTTGGCGATGCGATGCGCGTGCCAGGCAAACAGGGGTCGCTATTACAGGCTAAAGCGCGTGGCGCAGATGTCCGTATTGTTTATTCGCCGATGGATGCGCTGAAGCTGGCGCAGGAGAACCCAACGCGTAAAGTGGTGTTCTTCGGCCTGGGGTTTGAAACCACGATGCCAACTACCGCCATCACACTGCAGCAGGCAAAACAGCGTGATGTACGGAACTTCTACTTTTTCTGCCAGCACATCACCCTGATTCCCACCTTGCGTAGCCTGCTGGAGCAACCGGATAACGGCATTGACGCCTTCCTTGCACCGGGTCACGTTAGCATGGTAATCGGTACCGACGCTTACAGCTTCATCGCGTCTGACTTTAATCGCCCGCTGGTGGTGGCTGGTTTCGAACCGCTTGATCTACTGCAAGGCGTGGTGATGCTGGTTGAGCAGAAAATAGCGGCCCTAAGCCAGGTCGAAAATCAGTACCGTCGCGTAGTGCCGGATGCCGGAAACTTACTGGCGCAGCAAGCCATCGCCGATGTGTTCTGCGTTAATGGCGACAGCGAGTGGCGAGGTCTGGGCGTGATTGAATCCTCCGGCGTTCATTTAACACCTGACTACCAGCGGTTTGACGCCGAGGCGCATTTCCGACCTGCGCCGCAGCAGGTCTGTGACGATCCGCGCGCCCGTTGCGGCGAAGTATTGACCGGCAGATGCAAGCCGCATCAGTGCCCGTTGTTTGGTAAAACCTGTAATCCGGAGACCGCGTTCGGCGCGCTGATGGTCTCCTCCGAAGGCGCATGTGCCGCCTGGTATCAGTATCGTCAGCAGGAGTGTGAATTTTGA
- the sitA gene encoding iron/manganese ABC transporter substrate-binding protein SitA translates to MTNLRRLKTLLIAGTVAILALSPAYAKEKFKVITTFTVIADMAKNVAGDAADVSSITKPGAEIHEYQPTPGDIKRAQGAQLILANGLNLERWFARFYQHLSGVPEVVVSTGVKPMGITEGPYNGKPNPHAWMSAENALIYVDNIRDALVKYDPDNAATYKQNAEHYKAQIRQMADPLRAELEKIPADQRWLVTSEGAFSYLARDNDMKELYLWPINADQQGTPKQVRKVIDTIKKHHIPAIFSESTVSDKPARQVARESGAHYGGVLYVDSLSAADGPVPTYLDLLRVTTETIVNGINDGLRSQQ, encoded by the coding sequence ATGACGAATCTGCGCCGTCTGAAAACGCTCCTGATTGCCGGTACTGTAGCGATACTTGCGCTATCGCCGGCCTATGCAAAAGAGAAATTTAAAGTGATCACCACGTTCACTGTTATCGCCGACATGGCGAAAAACGTGGCGGGCGACGCAGCGGACGTCAGCTCGATTACCAAGCCCGGCGCTGAAATCCATGAGTATCAGCCAACCCCTGGCGATATTAAACGGGCACAGGGAGCACAACTTATTCTTGCAAACGGTCTGAACCTGGAGCGGTGGTTCGCTCGCTTTTATCAGCATCTTTCCGGCGTACCGGAAGTGGTCGTCTCTACTGGTGTTAAACCGATGGGGATTACCGAAGGTCCTTATAACGGTAAGCCGAACCCACATGCCTGGATGTCGGCTGAAAATGCGCTGATTTATGTCGATAACATTCGCGACGCACTGGTGAAGTACGATCCGGATAATGCGGCAACCTATAAGCAAAACGCTGAGCATTATAAAGCGCAAATTCGCCAGATGGCCGATCCATTGCGCGCTGAACTGGAAAAAATCCCTGCCGACCAGCGCTGGCTGGTCACCAGCGAAGGCGCTTTCTCGTATCTGGCGCGCGATAACGATATGAAAGAACTCTATCTGTGGCCGATTAACGCCGATCAACAAGGTACGCCGAAACAAGTGCGTAAAGTGATCGATACCATTAAAAAGCACCATATCCCCGCCATCTTTAGCGAGAGTACGGTTTCCGATAAACCTGCCCGTCAGGTCGCGCGTGAATCCGGTGCGCATTATGGCGGTGTGCTGTATGTCGATTCGCTGAGCGCCGCCGATGGCCCGGTGCCGACCTATCTGGATCTGCTCCGTGTCACTACTGAAACTATCGTCAATGGCATCAACGACGGTCTGAGGAGTCAACAATGA
- the flhA gene encoding formate hydrogenlyase transcriptional activator FlhA, producing the protein MSYTPMSDLGQQGLFDITRTLLQQPDLASLSEALSQLVKRSALADSAGIVLWQAQSQRAQYYATRDNGRPVEYEDETVLAHGPVRRILSRPDALHCNFHEFTETWPQLATSGLYPEFGHYCLLPLAAEGRIFGGCEFIRQEDRSWSDKEYDRLHTFTQIVGVVAEQIQNRVNHNVDYELLCRERDNFRILVAITNAVLSRLDIDELVSEVAKEIHHYFNIDAISIVLRSHRKNKLNIYSTHYLDEHNPAHEQSEVDETGTLTERVFKSKEMLLINLNERDPLAPYERMLFDTWGNQIQTLCLLPLMSGNTMLGVLKLAQCDEKVFTTANLKLLRQIAERVAIAVDNALAYQEIHRLKERLVDENLALTEQLNNVDSEFGEIIGRSDAMYNVLKQVEMVAQSDSTVLILGETGTGKELIARAIHNLSGRSGRRMVKMNCAAMPAGLLESDLFGHERGAFTGASAQRIGRFELADKSSLFLDEVGDMPLELQPKLLRVLQEQEFERLGSNKLIQTDVRLIAATNRDLKKMVADREFRNDLYYRLNVFPIQLPPLRERPEDIPLLVKAFTFKIARRMGRNIDSIPAETLRTLSSMEWPGNVRELENVIERAVLLTRGNVLQLSLPDISALAPDTAPVATEIAKEGEDEYQLIIRVLKETNGVVAGPKGAAQRLGLKRTTLLSRMKRLGIDKDALV; encoded by the coding sequence ATGTCGTATACACCCATGAGCGATCTTGGACAGCAAGGTTTGTTCGATATCACTCGTACCTTATTGCAGCAGCCCGATTTGGCGTCGCTCAGTGAAGCACTTTCGCAACTGGTAAAGCGTTCAGCGCTCGCCGACAGCGCCGGCATAGTGCTATGGCAGGCGCAGTCGCAACGCGCACAATATTATGCGACGCGAGATAATGGCCGTCCTGTTGAATATGAAGATGAAACCGTACTGGCTCACGGCCCGGTACGTCGCATCCTTTCTCGCCCCGATGCGTTGCACTGTAATTTCCATGAGTTTACCGAAACCTGGCCGCAGCTCGCCACAAGTGGCCTCTACCCGGAGTTTGGTCACTACTGCCTGCTTCCTTTAGCTGCTGAAGGCCGTATTTTCGGCGGCTGCGAGTTTATCCGTCAGGAAGATCGTTCCTGGAGCGACAAGGAATATGACCGCCTGCACACATTTACCCAAATTGTCGGCGTGGTCGCCGAGCAAATCCAGAACCGGGTAAACCATAATGTCGATTACGAGCTCTTATGCCGCGAGCGCGATAATTTCCGTATTCTGGTGGCGATCACCAATGCCGTCTTGTCGCGTCTGGATATTGATGAGCTGGTCAGTGAAGTCGCTAAAGAGATCCACCATTATTTCAACATCGACGCGATCAGCATTGTGTTGCGCAGTCATCGCAAAAATAAGCTGAATATCTACTCTACCCACTACCTTGATGAGCATAATCCGGCGCATGAGCAGAGCGAAGTTGACGAAACCGGCACGCTCACGGAACGCGTTTTTAAAAGTAAAGAGATGCTGCTTATCAATCTCAACGAACGCGATCCGCTTGCCCCCTACGAGCGAATGCTGTTCGATACCTGGGGCAATCAAATCCAGACGCTATGCCTGCTGCCGCTGATGTCCGGTAATACGATGCTGGGCGTACTCAAACTGGCGCAGTGCGATGAAAAAGTGTTTACCACCGCCAATCTCAAGCTACTCCGTCAGATTGCCGAACGGGTGGCGATTGCGGTGGATAATGCGCTGGCCTATCAGGAAATCCACCGTCTGAAAGAACGGCTGGTTGATGAAAATCTGGCGCTTACGGAACAGCTTAATAACGTCGACAGCGAATTTGGCGAGATCATCGGGCGCAGCGACGCGATGTACAACGTGCTCAAGCAGGTTGAAATGGTAGCGCAGAGTGATAGTACCGTACTGATTCTGGGCGAAACGGGAACCGGTAAGGAACTGATTGCCCGCGCTATTCATAACCTGAGCGGACGTAGCGGACGCAGAATGGTAAAGATGAACTGCGCCGCGATGCCTGCGGGTCTGCTGGAAAGCGATCTGTTTGGTCATGAACGAGGCGCGTTTACCGGCGCCAGCGCGCAACGGATTGGCCGTTTTGAGTTGGCGGATAAAAGCTCACTATTTCTGGATGAAGTGGGCGACATGCCGCTGGAGCTACAGCCTAAATTGTTGCGTGTTCTACAGGAGCAGGAGTTTGAACGGCTCGGCAGCAATAAATTGATCCAGACAGACGTGCGGCTGATCGCCGCCACTAATCGCGATCTGAAAAAAATGGTCGCCGATCGTGAATTCCGTAATGATCTCTACTATCGACTGAACGTTTTTCCCATTCAGCTTCCTCCATTACGCGAACGCCCGGAAGATATTCCGCTACTGGTTAAAGCCTTCACCTTTAAAATCGCCCGCCGGATGGGCCGTAATATCGACAGCATCCCTGCCGAAACGTTGCGTACACTCAGCAGCATGGAATGGCCGGGCAATGTTCGCGAACTGGAAAATGTCATTGAGCGCGCTGTCCTGTTAACGCGCGGCAATGTGCTACAACTGTCGCTGCCGGATATCAGCGCCCTGGCGCCCGATACCGCGCCCGTTGCCACGGAAATCGCCAAAGAGGGCGAAGATGAATACCAGCTTATTATACGCGTCCTGAAAGAGACTAACGGCGTAGTGGCCGGTCCGAAGGGCGCCGCGCAACGCCTGGGGCTTAAACGCACCACTCTCCTGTCACGCATGAAAAGACTCGGCATTGATAAGGATGCGTTAGTTTAA